Genomic segment of Arachis hypogaea cultivar Tifrunner chromosome 16, arahy.Tifrunner.gnm2.J5K5, whole genome shotgun sequence:
CTGGATCAAAATTACAATGTTGGGTGGTTGGTATTTGTTGTGAATTTTTAGTGTGACTGTGTACATCAGAATCATGTGCAGAATATGGAAAGTGATTTTCACAAAAAATATCACTAGAtgtgactttttttttgttttcagatCAATAAATGTGaatccttttattcctttttgaATCCAAGAAAAGCACATCTTAGTGCTCTCGGATCCAATTTAGCTCTTTCATTTGTAAGGGTTGATGCATATGCAAGACacccaaaaatttttaaattagacaGGTCAatgatgtgattgaaaagaagcTCAAAAGGTGATTTTTCATTGAGAAATTGGCTTGGCTGTATGTTAATGATGTGCACAGCATGTTTTACTGCAAAACTCCAAAAGCAATTTGGCATAGATGAGTGGAATAGCAATGCTCTAACCACCCCTAAAATGTGTTGATGTTTTCTCTCTACTATGCCATTTTGCTGTGGGATTTCAACATATGAAGTGTGATACACAATGTCTTGGAATGCATAGAATGATTTCATAGTGAACTCAGGACCATTGTCAGTCTTTAGGCACTTGacagttttattgaattgaatttgAACAAATTTTATGAAACATATCACTTAGATTTCTCTTAATAGCCTCCTGCTCAAGAGTTGATTGCAAGGGATTTGCATGGTAATGAATGAAAATTCAGACATATCTTTCgatgtaggggtgtgcatggcccggcccggcccgaagacccggcccgatcccgaacactttaggggctaatttgatgtgatttcatcgggtctagggtcgggtatgggtctcaaaagtagacccggtcattatttcgggtcgggtccggggcatagctcgggtcacccgaaatcggcccggtgacccggtcatcatacataattaatattttgtgttattagtgatggataatggctattattatgtgaaatttaagtattgtaaaccttaatattttgtgttattagtcattatatataagactataagttaatgttttatgtttaaaatgcataagactttagactaatgcataatcttgtgttatttgtatttatttaaatatttggtgttattaggcaatattagtattgattatggttatactttaattttagagaagagttagttcttattatatttttctaagtgaatttatcatgtcaaataatggttgaagtcttggaaatttgaatatttttacatgctaacttacaagaaggtatcaagataatataatgttaacggcccgattttcacccggtttttacccagtataatcgtggcccgaaagtgtatagatttcatcgggtctagggtcgggttcgggtctaacaaataggcccggtatatatttcgggtcggatttgggtcacatcaaacccggtttcacccgacccatgcacacccctatttTGATGTGAGTTGTAAAGCCAACATTGATTCAGTGTTGGGGGCTGAAGATGAGATCAGTTTGAAATTCTTTCTATTTATGCAAGCCATCCTAAAAGGCATCTACTCACAACCGGATGGAGTGTTTTTGTTAGTGCTAAAAGGCTTGTTGCTTGTAATTCTGTGCTCTTTATTTGCCAAGTAATTGATTCTTTTCCGCTCATTAATTATGTTGAGTTTTGAGAATATTGATGTTTTTAACTTGAGCCTATTTTCTTTAAAGGAATAACAAGAACCAGTTGCTTCTTGGCATCTGACGGAAGTCTACTTCCTTTACCCTGTTGTCGGTGATCCGCATCAGCGAGAGATTTTAGCATACGACTTAAATCGATTAGGGGAATCAATCAATTAAAAATGCCTTGTTTGAGCTTAATCTCCTACATGAAATATATGCCTTAAGGTGCCAGATGGGGCAAGCTCTTCCTCTCGAGATCGTCAACTTCACTCCTCtctcttttccatttttcttGCCTCTCAGACCTTTACTGATCAAATGAGCCTTTTACAATTAGAAATTTGCGTGTCTCATCTATAAAAGAGGCTATTGCTCTTGGGGGATTTCACCCTTTTGAAACTTCTACAAGGAAAATCCCTTATGACTACATATAATGAAAGTAATTTTTATTAGATTTAggctaatttaataaatttatttactaaaaaaattgaatgtgTAACAGCTctcaataaaattatatttttttgaatttcaaaCCAAATGAAAGAATTTCTTAAGAGTTTTATTCTAGAAGTGTTGCACACCGGTACACTTTTTTTGTGAGACCTCATTCTAGTTTTCTCGTCATTCAAGAACCAGTTGCTTCTTGACATCTGACACGCTAGTTGACCACAAACTGTGATGCCTTCCTCAGTGTTGTCGCGTGATAGCATGCATTTGAGCCTTCTTACTACTACAACTTACCATACAATTTTCTTACACacaaatagttaattattttCCTTTTGCATTGCTAGCTTGATTCAATTTCATGtgtttttaaacaaattttagttAACGTATTCTTGTATAAAGATTATATTTGTTATGTTATTCTTGTAAAATGTTATAATgtatttctttattattatttaaatttattatcatGTTACCTAATAATGTATTGATACTCTTacaaaaatagttaattattCAATATTAAGTTATTAACAAATTTTGTTGGGGTGTTTGAAACcctcataaataattaatttttttaattaaaagatttaGTTTGTGAAAATTTTAAACCGTCACAAAATGATGAAAAAATCGTcacaaaaattaattcaaaatcccAATGAACAAACAACAAATCGCCATTAAATAATGTTCTAGAATTTTATAAAATCGCAACAAATAAGCCGTGACACCTTAAATTTTAGGAGTTTTAAAAACGGCCACAATCTTTTTTATGGGGGATAGAAACCGCCACAATCTAAAAAAAAAACTGCcacaaaataataagaattttgtaGTGACCTTCTTTctattaatacattattaaagccTATATCTCAAGTCAAAGAAAGATGATGAAAGTTGCCCCAAAGTTCAGCATTGCCGATAGTGAAAGTACAAGAATAATATTACGGAAAGAAAACAAAGTGAAAACTTACCTGTAGTTTATAGTTAATATTtaagaattattaaataatttgataaatttgactaaattatcatctaatgatttttaactattaattttatagaaaaataattacatataagattaaaaaaaaaaaaagaagaagaagaaagcataaGAATATTACCAAACACCATTAcaccacaaaaaaattaaaaataataaatacgaGTTATATTTATTTAACCATTACATAAAATGGAATTTCTCTTAAAATTGGTCCACATTTTATATGTGATAGGATCCGAAAGGACATGACATCCTTGGCTGGGACCCTAAGTAAAGAATAAAAATGCTTGCTCCTCTTTTCTTAGTAATAGTAATAGTATGTATATGTATGACTGAATGAACCAAAGTAGTGCTTTAGTCTTAATCAAACAATTGTCTAATAGCATTGACAATATTATAGTAACATGGAAACAAGATACATTGTCAATTTGTCACTCACCATCCGAGCCACAAATTAAATGGGTACCGCAAGGTAAGAGTGCGTTTGGATGTGACTTTTTGTccaaaaatttactttttatacatttgtatttttgtatactcttttttaaaaagttattttctttttttaaaaaaatataacttttataCGAAagcaataatttaattttgatcacTGTTAATATAAAACAGCTTTACATATATATCAAATTACTTAACGTCATATTAtcaaaaataactattatttttattaactacGTGATGATTATTCAAAAAGACGGATGTGATTGTACGactgtatattttatatttttagtgcatcaaaattaatttcGTAAAATCAAATAGGAGTAGGTTTTCATTCAAAACAGGTTTTAGGTTTTAATTAAGCCCCCTCTTTATTTGAGATTTAGTTTTGCTGATAGGcaaagatgaataataaaaaaaaaggttgaCATGAGAagccaaaataatgaaaatatacaTGAATTAGTGGTGGAGGTAGTGTTGGCGGTGGTGACTGCTGAAATAGagttgaaaaaaaagaaagaaggaagagagaataaattaataagaGTTTAAAAGaatgacattttttttaaaaaaatgttgacCAATAATTGACAAAATGAAAAAGGATCGAAATTATTTGGAAATTTATTCATTaaggttaattagtttaattttttaaaaataacatgtatataaatatttttattaggttgACACTAAAAAATGTCAGAAGATGAAGCAATTTACTTATTatatttgtttcaaaatttaatcagatatgataattgattgttttagCTTCATAAAACACGATTGAACAAATTTAAAACTACCAATATTTTAAGTATATTTGTTTAAGTCGTAActttttatatatgaatatgatACAATGAAATTATTGATTTAAGATGTCTTTTTATAAatgatattttgttaattttttaatatttattctcaaaataaaaaaaataataaaaaaaaaaaagtggctaaGGCCTATTATAATTTATCCACGGTATTTTTTAATCTGGTAGGTCAAAGACTAATCCTTCATAGATCGAAATTTGTTTTTAAGGGTTTATCGTTGGCTTGGGTTGCTACATGCAATATATAGGATTCGAACCACCCAATATTTACTTAAACcaactaataaattaaatactAGACCAATCCAAGTTGGGTTAATTACATACATTTATTCACCTTAATCAAAATTACCCATGCATTTTTTGGGCTGGAAATTATCCATGcatcaaaacaaaaatacaaaattggGCTAAAGTTATTGCATTTCGATACAATCAAACAAAGATTCATAGCTCCAAAAGTAGAAGCGGGtcaaagaacaagaagaacaggcCCAGATCCAGTTTCAGTTTCAGAcgaccaaaaaaatattaaaaaaaaaagaagaattgtgattaaaaaaaaaaaaatgaatgacaGAAGCCATTGCGCAAGCACAAGCGAGTACCCTTTCttcgtttttctttttcattccaCTTCGCCGACAACAAAACGAACCTTCCCGGCGTgctttaaataaataaatctctttctctttattccttttttttttaatttacttttcacCTTCTTTCGCTTCCAACCAAATTcaatcctttcttcttcttcttcgaacaAACCAACCCAATCGAACTTAACCGAAAATCATTCAACTTTCGAAACGATGCCGGGATTAACGTGCAACGCTTGCAACAAGGAATTCAATGACGATTCAGAGCAAAAGCTTCATTACAAGTCTGAGTGGCATCGCTACAACCTCAAGCGCAAGgtttgaatcttttttttttttctttatttttgattttttggaaaaccagttcatttttttaatCATCAGTATAGAAAAccgtttttcttaatttttttatgatgtcCAGTGTTACCAAGTTCTACTTTGTTTACTCATTTTATTAAaccctaatttttattttttagctaaCTATATATTTTGGATTTTGGTTGTTCAATCCGGGAAAATTTTAATCATTGTGTTATGTTGTTTTGGTCTTTATCttttcactttctcacttgagtTTCGTCTTTTACCGGGGAAAATTTATATTACTATAAGGGTTTGTTATTGCTTTTGCTTAGGTCGGTGAGAAGTAATCAAATGTGTTCACTGTTAGGGTTGGTTCAATTGCTAGGATAAAATAACATCATTGAGGAAACAAATGTTTTGTTTGATTTGCACTGGTGTTTTCTTCTGTTGCATTTGAGAGTGCCTTAAGGACAATGTTCACTTGGTGCTTGTGCTGAGAATATAGTGGTATAGGGAGGTTTTAATACTGTTGGAAATCGTTTTTCGTGGAACTTGGGAGCTTTAAACTCGTAATGTTTGGTATTGAACTATTAATAgtattctttctttcttgtttgttTTTCCTCTCATTGTTCCTAGTTATCGCTTTCACCTTTTTTAGTACATTCCTGGATTGATATATTAGATACAAATGTATTATGATATAGTGATACATTGATCAAAGAGTGGAACAAAAAGTCATAATGAGAAATAAAAGGAAATAGAGAGGTTTTTCCCCTCTTTTTCTTGAGGGGGTTGGTATCTATCCACTTTGAAGAAGTTTATTTACATCTATCTTGTAGGAAGgaggaaaagagaaaagagagaaagggaaaagaggggggggggggggggttgatTTATTCAcggaattttatttatatttacattATATAATGGTaaatttcccttttctttttgtGGAATATAGGTGGCTGGGGTCCCTGGGGTGACAGAAGCTCTGTTTCTGGCTAGACAATCTGCTCTTGCTCAAGAGAAAGATAAGTCTAATGAAACCCCTATGCTCTATAGCTGTGGTCTTTGCGGGAAGGCGTATAAAAGTTCCAAGGCTCATGCCGAGCACCTTAAATCACGGGGTCATATTACGCGAGCATCTGAAGGAACTAGCCAATCAGATGAGAAGGCGATAGTCAAGCCACTTCCACGTCGTGTTGCAAATAGGCCTTCCCCAAGAAGTGAGGTAGACAAGTCTGACAATGAAGAAAGTGAAGATGAATGGGAGGAGGTTGATCCTGAAGATGATTTGGTTCATGATGCTGCAAAGTCTATCACTGATTTGGACATGAATGATCATGACGGCAATGCTGATATGGACGAAGATGATGATAGTTTTGAGGAGTTGGATCCATCATGTTGCTTTATGTGTGATAAAGAGCACAATACAATCGAAAGCTGCATGGTTCACATGCACAAGCACCATGGATTCTTCATTCCAGATGTTGAATATTTGAAGGATGCTAAAGGCCTTTTAACTTATCTTGGGCTTAAGGTATAATTTTTGCCCTACTTCAacgttttttataattaaaacctCCTGATCCTAGTTTCACCATGCTGTTTCTATTTTCCAGGTCAAAAGGGACTATATGTGTCTCTACTGCAATGACCGCTGTTATCCTTTCAGCAGCTTGGAAGCAGTGAGGAAGCATATGGAAGCTAAAAGTCACTGTAAAGTGCATTATGGTGATGGTGAT
This window contains:
- the LOC112755483 gene encoding cytoplasmic 60S subunit biogenesis factor REI1 homolog 1, which translates into the protein MPGLTCNACNKEFNDDSEQKLHYKSEWHRYNLKRKVAGVPGVTEALFLARQSALAQEKDKSNETPMLYSCGLCGKAYKSSKAHAEHLKSRGHITRASEGTSQSDEKAIVKPLPRRVANRPSPRSEVDKSDNEESEDEWEEVDPEDDLVHDAAKSITDLDMNDHDGNADMDEDDDSFEELDPSCCFMCDKEHNTIESCMVHMHKHHGFFIPDVEYLKDAKGLLTYLGLKVKRDYMCLYCNDRCYPFSSLEAVRKHMEAKSHCKVHYGDGDDEEEVELEEFYDYSSSYVDEQGKQLVVSGDAVNNVELGGGELIITKKTDRGTSTTTLGSREFLRYYRQKPRPSSANSMAITAALASRYRGMGLATVQSREQMVRMKVLKQMNKSGVENMRTKIGMKNNVIRNLPKNVPY